In one window of Kitasatospora sp. MMS16-BH015 DNA:
- a CDS encoding sulfite oxidase has translation MSATRAEPGLGLPSLPARIAEPGEAITMDELRLASRNHAMPLEALRHELTPAGLHYLLIHYDIPEAEPGHWRLRLGGAVDRPVELSLAELRARPRVTHTVTLECAGNGRALLDPRPLSQPWLDGGVGTAEWTGTPLAPLLREAGLDPAAVEVCFTGADHGVERGVEQTYARSLPLAEALREDALLADTMNGAPLPPQHGAPLRLVVPGWYGMAQVKWLTEVTVLTEPFTGFQQVVAYRFKQEAEDPGEPVTRIGPRALMVPPGFPDFMSRVRVCERTAQLLTGRAWSGRPPVTAVEVSTDGGLSWQPAALGPAADTYAWRPWHHPWHPEVPGTYRLMVRASDASGRAQPAGPDWNRQGMGNNGVQVVDVVVR, from the coding sequence ATGAGCGCCACCCGGGCCGAACCCGGGCTCGGCCTCCCGAGCCTGCCGGCTCGGATCGCGGAGCCCGGTGAGGCGATCACCATGGACGAGCTGCGGCTCGCCTCCCGCAACCATGCGATGCCGTTGGAGGCGTTGCGGCACGAGCTGACCCCGGCCGGGCTGCACTACCTGCTGATCCACTACGACATCCCCGAGGCCGAGCCAGGACACTGGCGGCTGCGCCTCGGCGGGGCCGTCGACCGGCCGGTGGAGCTGAGCCTGGCCGAGCTGCGGGCCCGGCCGAGGGTGACCCACACCGTCACCCTGGAGTGCGCCGGCAACGGCCGGGCCCTGCTCGACCCCCGGCCGCTCAGCCAGCCCTGGCTGGACGGCGGGGTCGGCACCGCCGAGTGGACGGGCACCCCGCTGGCCCCGCTGCTGCGCGAGGCCGGGCTCGACCCGGCGGCCGTGGAGGTCTGCTTCACCGGCGCCGACCACGGGGTGGAGCGCGGCGTCGAGCAGACCTACGCCCGCAGCCTGCCGCTGGCCGAGGCGCTGCGCGAGGACGCGCTGCTGGCCGACACCATGAACGGCGCGCCGCTGCCCCCGCAGCACGGCGCGCCGCTGCGCCTGGTGGTGCCCGGCTGGTACGGGATGGCGCAGGTCAAGTGGCTGACCGAGGTCACCGTGCTCACCGAGCCGTTCACCGGCTTCCAGCAGGTGGTCGCCTACCGCTTCAAGCAGGAGGCCGAGGACCCGGGCGAGCCCGTCACCCGGATCGGCCCGCGCGCCCTGATGGTGCCGCCCGGCTTCCCCGACTTCATGAGCCGGGTCCGGGTCTGCGAGCGCACCGCCCAGCTGCTGACCGGCCGCGCCTGGTCCGGCCGCCCGCCGGTCACCGCCGTGGAGGTGAGCACCGACGGCGGGCTCAGCTGGCAGCCCGCCGCGCTCGGCCCGGCCGCCGACACCTACGCCTGGCGGCCCTGGCACCACCCCTGGCACCCCGAGGTCCCTGGCACGTACCGCCTGATGGTGCGGGCGAGCGACGCGAGCGGCCGGGCCCAGCCGGCGGGGCCGGACTGGAACCGGCAGGGGATGGGGAACAACGGGGTGCAGGTGGTGGACGTGGTGGTGCGGTAG
- a CDS encoding calcium:proton antiporter: protein MIAELRKWTTLVPVLAFVLLALTWGRSLPGGLVALVAVFLAGAVLAAVHHAEVIAHRVGEPFGSLVLAVAVTIIEVALIVTLMADGSEKNATLARDTVFAAVMITCNGIVGISILVTALKHRVAVFNSEGTGAAFGAIATLAVLSLVLPTFTTSTPGPQFSPTQLVFAATASLIVYLLFVATLTVRHRDYFLAPSRQPARATADATATAVPAVSPGSPTPTQTPTPAPAPAPAPADEEHAAPPTSREAWLSLSLLGVALVSVVGLAKGVSPTIERTVADAGLPASVVGVVIAMLVLLPETISAIRSAARDRMQTSLNLAHGSALASIGLTIPAVAVASTWLSGPLVLGLDPTHMVLLALSIAVGTLTVMPGRATPLQGGVHLAVMAAYLVLAVSP, encoded by the coding sequence ATGATCGCCGAGCTCCGCAAGTGGACCACCCTCGTACCCGTGCTCGCCTTCGTCCTGTTGGCGCTGACCTGGGGCAGATCCCTGCCCGGCGGGCTGGTCGCCCTGGTCGCGGTCTTCCTGGCGGGGGCCGTGCTGGCGGCCGTGCACCACGCGGAGGTGATCGCCCATCGGGTCGGCGAGCCGTTCGGCTCGCTGGTGCTCGCGGTGGCGGTGACGATCATCGAGGTCGCGCTGATCGTCACGCTGATGGCGGACGGCAGCGAGAAGAACGCCACCCTGGCCCGGGACACCGTCTTCGCCGCGGTGATGATCACCTGCAACGGGATCGTCGGCATCTCGATCCTGGTCACCGCACTCAAGCACCGGGTGGCGGTCTTCAATTCCGAGGGCACCGGCGCCGCGTTCGGCGCGATCGCCACCCTCGCCGTGCTCAGCCTGGTGCTGCCGACCTTCACCACCAGCACGCCGGGCCCGCAGTTCTCCCCCACCCAACTGGTCTTCGCCGCCACGGCCTCGCTGATCGTCTACCTGCTGTTCGTCGCGACCCTGACGGTGCGGCACCGCGACTACTTCCTCGCCCCGAGCCGCCAACCGGCCCGGGCCACCGCCGACGCCACCGCCACCGCCGTCCCGGCCGTCTCCCCGGGCAGCCCGACCCCGACCCAGACCCCCACGCCCGCTCCGGCTCCGGCTCCGGCACCCGCCGACGAGGAGCACGCCGCCCCGCCCACCAGCCGCGAGGCCTGGCTGAGCCTGAGCCTGCTGGGCGTCGCCCTGGTCTCGGTGGTCGGCCTGGCCAAGGGCGTCTCCCCGACGATCGAGCGGACGGTGGCCGACGCCGGCCTGCCCGCCTCGGTGGTCGGCGTGGTGATCGCCATGCTGGTGCTGCTGCCCGAGACCATCTCCGCCATCCGCTCGGCCGCTCGCGACCGGATGCAGACCAGCCTCAACCTGGCCCACGGCTCGGCCCTGGCCTCGATCGGCCTCACCATCCCCGCCGTGGCCGTCGCCTCCACCTGGCTCTCCGGCCCGCTCGTCCTCGGGCTCGACCCGACCCACATGGTGCTGCTCGCCCTCTCCATCGCCGTCGGCACCCTCACCGTGATGCCGGGCCGCGCCACCCCCCTCCAGGGCGGTGTCCACCTCGCCGTGATGGCGGCCTACCTGGTCCTCGCGGTCAGCCCCTGA
- a CDS encoding DEAD/DEAH box helicase, translating to MPKPATPDSLFETFAEWAMERGISLYPAQEEALIELVSGNNVILATPTGSGKSLVAAGAHFAALAEGKRTFYTAPIKALVSEKFFDLVKIFGTEQVGMMTGDASVNPTAPIICCTAEVLANIALRDGDRADIGQVVMDEFHFYAEPDRGWAWQIPILELPQVQFLLMSATLGDVRRFEEDLTRRTGRPTTVVRSATRPVPLFYEYRRTTLHDTLEELLKTGQAPVYVVHFTQKEAVERAQSLMSINMCSKEEKEAIADLIGRFRFTTKFGRNLSRYVRHGIGVHHAGMLPKYRRLVERLAQAGLLKVICGTDTLGVGVNVPIRTVLFTALSKYDGIRVRTLRAREFHQIAGRAGRAGFDTVGQVVAQAPEHVIENEKAVAKAGDDPKKKRKVVRKKAPEGFVGWTEEGFEKLIAADPEPLVSRFKVSHAMLLSVIGRPGNAFEAMRKLLTDNHEDRNAQRRHIRSAIAIYRSLLAGGVVERLAEPDAEGRIVRLTVDLQENFALNQPLSTFALAAFELLDRESPSYAMDVVSVVEATLDDPRQILASQQNKARGEAIGEMKRDGIEYEERMERLQEITYPKPLEELLNHAYEVYRQAHPWIGDHALAPKSVVRDLYERAMTFSDYVGHYDLARTEGIVLRYLAGAFKALEQTVPDDMKTDDLKDVIAWLGELVRQVDSSLLDEWEQLANPTDDQAPEISLDERPAPVTANERAFRVLVRNEMFRRVELAALEHYGTLGELDGEYGWDADRWADAMDAYWDEHDDLGTGPDARGPKMLLIDTSDAEEEYSWRVRQIFDDPAGDHDWGISAEVDLVGSNEEGRAMLRVTAVDRLDG from the coding sequence ATGCCGAAGCCCGCCACGCCCGACTCGCTGTTCGAGACCTTCGCCGAGTGGGCGATGGAGCGTGGGATCTCGCTGTACCCAGCCCAGGAGGAGGCGCTGATCGAGCTGGTCTCCGGCAACAACGTCATCCTGGCCACGCCCACCGGGTCGGGGAAGAGCCTGGTCGCGGCCGGGGCGCACTTCGCCGCCCTCGCCGAGGGCAAGCGCACCTTCTACACCGCCCCGATCAAGGCCCTGGTCTCGGAGAAGTTCTTCGACCTGGTGAAGATCTTCGGCACCGAGCAGGTCGGCATGATGACGGGTGACGCGAGCGTCAACCCGACCGCGCCGATCATCTGCTGCACCGCCGAGGTGCTGGCCAACATCGCGCTGCGCGACGGCGACCGGGCCGACATCGGCCAGGTGGTCATGGACGAGTTCCACTTCTACGCCGAGCCCGACCGCGGCTGGGCCTGGCAGATCCCGATCCTGGAGCTGCCGCAGGTGCAGTTCCTGCTGATGTCGGCCACCCTCGGCGACGTCCGCCGCTTCGAGGAGGACCTGACCCGCCGCACCGGCCGCCCGACCACCGTGGTCCGCTCGGCCACCCGGCCCGTCCCCCTCTTCTACGAGTACCGCCGCACCACCCTGCACGACACTCTGGAGGAGCTGCTGAAGACCGGTCAGGCACCGGTCTACGTCGTGCACTTCACCCAGAAGGAAGCCGTCGAGCGCGCGCAGTCGCTGATGAGCATCAACATGTGCTCCAAGGAGGAGAAGGAGGCGATCGCCGACCTGATCGGCCGCTTCCGCTTCACCACCAAGTTCGGCCGCAACCTCTCCCGGTACGTCCGCCACGGCATCGGCGTGCACCACGCGGGCATGCTGCCCAAGTACCGCCGCCTGGTCGAGCGCCTGGCCCAGGCCGGTCTGCTCAAGGTGATCTGCGGTACCGACACCCTGGGCGTGGGCGTCAACGTGCCGATCCGCACCGTGCTGTTCACCGCGCTCTCCAAGTACGACGGCATCCGGGTGCGCACCCTGCGCGCCCGTGAGTTCCACCAGATCGCCGGGCGGGCCGGCCGGGCCGGGTTCGACACCGTGGGCCAGGTGGTCGCCCAGGCGCCCGAGCACGTGATCGAGAACGAGAAGGCCGTCGCCAAGGCGGGTGACGACCCGAAGAAGAAGCGCAAGGTCGTCCGCAAGAAGGCGCCGGAAGGTTTCGTCGGCTGGACGGAGGAGGGCTTCGAGAAGCTCATCGCCGCCGACCCCGAGCCGCTGGTCTCCCGGTTCAAGGTGAGCCACGCGATGCTGCTCTCCGTCATCGGCCGCCCGGGCAACGCCTTCGAGGCGATGCGCAAGCTGCTGACCGACAACCACGAGGACAGGAACGCGCAGCGCCGCCACATCCGCAGCGCGATCGCCATCTACCGCTCGCTGCTGGCCGGCGGCGTGGTCGAGCGCCTGGCCGAGCCCGACGCCGAGGGCCGGATCGTCCGGCTCACCGTCGACCTCCAGGAGAACTTCGCGCTCAACCAGCCGCTCTCCACCTTCGCGCTGGCCGCCTTCGAGCTGCTCGACCGCGAGTCCCCCTCCTACGCGATGGATGTGGTCTCGGTGGTCGAGGCCACCCTCGACGACCCGCGCCAGATCCTCGCCTCCCAGCAGAACAAGGCCCGCGGCGAGGCCATCGGCGAGATGAAGCGGGACGGCATCGAGTACGAGGAGCGGATGGAGCGGCTCCAGGAGATCACCTACCCGAAGCCGTTGGAAGAGCTGCTGAACCACGCGTACGAGGTCTACCGCCAGGCCCACCCCTGGATCGGCGACCACGCGCTCGCGCCCAAGTCGGTGGTCCGCGACCTCTACGAGCGGGCGATGACCTTCTCGGACTACGTCGGCCACTACGACCTGGCCCGCACCGAGGGCATCGTGCTCCGCTACCTGGCCGGCGCGTTCAAGGCGCTGGAGCAGACCGTCCCCGACGACATGAAGACCGACGACCTCAAGGACGTCATCGCCTGGCTCGGCGAGCTGGTCCGCCAGGTCGACTCCAGCCTGCTCGACGAGTGGGAGCAGCTGGCCAACCCGACAGACGACCAGGCCCCCGAGATCTCGCTGGACGAGCGCCCGGCGCCGGTCACCGCGAACGAGCGGGCCTTCCGGGTGTTGGTGCGCAACGAGATGTTCCGCCGAGTGGAGCTCGCGGCGCTGGAGCACTACGGCACCCTGGGCGAGCTGGACGGCGAGTACGGCTGGGACGCCGACCGCTGGGCGGACGCGATGGACGCCTACTGGGACGAGCACGACGACCTGGGCACCGGCCCGGACGCGCGCGGGCCCAAGATGCTGCTGATCGACACCTCGGACGCCGAGGAGGAGTACTCCTGGCGGGTGCGGCAGATCTTCGACGACCCGGCGGGCGACCACGACTGGGGCATCTCGGCCGAGGTCGACCTGGTCGGCTCGAACGAGGAGGGCCGGGCCATGCTCCGGGTCACCGCCGTGGACCGGCTCGACGGCTGA